The following coding sequences are from one Leptolyngbya sp. NIES-3755 window:
- a CDS encoding 50S ribosomal protein L18 (similar to AA sequence:cyanobase_aa:LBDG_49280) codes for MSKVSRRESTQKRHARIRRRVSGTSERPRLAVFRSNQHIYVQLIDDVAQHTIASASTVDPEVKDKIESGANCAAASEVGKLIAQRAKAKGIEQVVFDRGGNLYHGRVQTLADAAREAGLNF; via the coding sequence ATGAGCAAAGTAAGTCGTCGAGAATCTACACAAAAGCGCCACGCTCGAATTCGCCGTCGCGTGTCTGGTACTTCAGAGCGTCCCCGTTTAGCCGTATTTCGATCGAATCAGCATATCTATGTGCAACTGATCGATGATGTGGCTCAACATACGATCGCTTCTGCTTCCACGGTTGATCCTGAAGTCAAAGACAAGATCGAATCGGGAGCAAACTGCGCGGCTGCATCAGAAGTGGGTAAGTTGATTGCCCAACGCGCAAAAGCAAAAGGGATCGAACAAGTGGTGTTCGATCGCGGTGGTAATCTCTATCATGGTCGCGTCCAGACCTTAGCGGATGCTGCCCGTGAAGCTGGTCTGAACTTCTAG
- a CDS encoding ribosomal protein L6 (similar to AA sequence:cyanobase_aa:LBDG_49270) — translation MSRIGKRPITIPAKVTVTVSGQQVVVKGPKGELSRVLPAGVTIETEGDTINVNRVNDSRMARERHGLCRTLVANMVEGVSNGFQRRLEIQGVGYRAAVQGKNLNMNMGYSHPVLIEPPDGVQFQVENNTNVIVTGIDKEIVGNTAAKIRAVRPPEPYKGKGIRYQGEVVRRKVGKTGGKGKK, via the coding sequence ATGTCTCGTATTGGAAAACGTCCGATTACAATTCCTGCAAAGGTGACTGTTACCGTTAGCGGTCAACAAGTCGTCGTCAAAGGACCCAAAGGAGAACTCTCACGAGTGCTTCCGGCTGGTGTGACGATCGAAACCGAAGGCGACACGATCAACGTCAATCGGGTAAATGATTCTCGAATGGCACGTGAACGTCACGGTCTTTGCCGCACCCTCGTTGCCAACATGGTTGAAGGGGTTTCTAACGGATTTCAACGCCGCTTAGAAATTCAAGGGGTCGGTTATCGTGCTGCGGTTCAGGGTAAGAACTTGAACATGAACATGGGTTATAGCCATCCAGTCTTGATCGAACCGCCCGATGGTGTTCAATTCCAGGTTGAAAACAACACCAACGTGATTGTGACTGGAATTGATAAAGAAATCGTCGGTAACACGGCAGCTAAGATTCGTGCGGTGCGTCCTCCAGAACCCTACAAAGGGAAGGGAATTCGCTACCAGGGCGAGGTGGTTCGTCGCAAGGTTGGTAAGACTGGCGGTAAAGGGAAGAAATAA
- a CDS encoding 30S ribosomal protein S8 (similar to AA sequence:cyanobase_aa:LBDG_49260), translated as MAANDTISDMLTRIRNASLARHQTTEVPSTRMTRSIAEVLVAEGFIASVEEVGEIPKKNLVLGLKYKGKNRKPIITALKRVSRPGLRVYKNRKDLPRVLGGIGIAIVSTSSGIMTDREARKTGIGGEVLCYVW; from the coding sequence ATGGCAGCAAACGACACCATTTCAGATATGCTGACGCGCATTCGGAACGCTAGTCTGGCGCGTCACCAAACGACCGAAGTTCCATCCACCCGCATGACTCGCAGTATTGCAGAAGTACTGGTCGCTGAAGGCTTTATCGCCTCAGTCGAAGAAGTGGGTGAAATTCCCAAGAAAAACCTAGTCTTGGGTCTCAAATACAAAGGCAAAAATCGCAAACCGATCATCACTGCACTCAAGCGAGTGAGCCGTCCAGGTTTGCGGGTGTACAAAAATCGTAAAGACCTACCGCGTGTATTGGGCGGTATTGGAATTGCGATCGTATCAACATCTAGCGGCATCATGACCGATCGCGAAGCTCGTAAAACGGGCATTGGCGGCGAAGTCCTTTGCTACGTTTGGTAG
- a CDS encoding hypothetical protein (ribosomal L5P family C-terminal domain protein;~similar to AA sequence:cyanobase_aa:LBDG_49250), with product MSNRLKTSYQEKVVPKLTEQFSYKNIHEVPKVVKITVNRGLGEASQNAKALEASVNELAIITGQKPVVTRAKKAIAGFKIRQGMPVGVMVTLRADRMYNFLDRLMNLALPRIRDFRGISPKSFDGRGNYTLGLREQLIFPEIEYDSIDQIRGMDISIITTANTDEEGRALLKEMGMPFRDN from the coding sequence ATGTCCAACAGACTGAAAACTTCGTACCAAGAAAAAGTTGTTCCCAAGTTAACCGAGCAGTTTAGCTACAAGAACATCCATGAAGTTCCGAAGGTCGTCAAGATCACCGTTAACCGGGGTCTAGGCGAAGCGTCTCAAAATGCGAAAGCGCTTGAAGCATCTGTCAACGAACTCGCAATCATCACTGGTCAAAAACCTGTTGTTACTCGCGCTAAAAAAGCGATCGCAGGTTTCAAAATTCGTCAAGGAATGCCAGTTGGGGTGATGGTGACGCTAAGAGCCGATCGAATGTATAACTTCCTGGATCGTTTGATGAATCTAGCCTTGCCTCGGATTCGGGACTTTCGCGGCATCAGCCCGAAAAGCTTTGACGGACGTGGAAACTATACCCTCGGTCTGAGAGAGCAACTGATCTTCCCCGAAATCGAATACGACAGTATCGATCAAATTCGGGGGATGGACATCTCGATCATTACGACTGCCAACACTGATGAAGAAGGACGTGCCCTGCTGAAAGAAATGGGTATGCCGTTCCGAGATAACTAA
- a CDS encoding 50S ribosomal protein L24 (similar to AA sequence:cyanobase_aa:LBDG_49240), whose amino-acid sequence MPFKKKKSLVALKMHVKAGDTVQVISGNDKGKVGEIVRAFPKLSKVIVKGVNLKTKHIKPQQEGESGRIETYEFPIHSSNVMLYSQKEKVASRVCYTFTEDGRKVRKLVKTGEIID is encoded by the coding sequence ATGCCATTTAAGAAGAAAAAGTCCCTGGTTGCACTGAAAATGCACGTGAAAGCAGGCGACACTGTTCAAGTGATTTCCGGAAACGATAAAGGGAAAGTGGGCGAGATTGTTCGTGCATTCCCCAAGCTCAGCAAAGTGATTGTCAAAGGTGTAAACCTCAAGACCAAGCACATCAAGCCGCAGCAAGAAGGTGAATCCGGTCGAATTGAAACGTATGAATTTCCGATTCATAGTTCCAATGTGATGCTGTATTCGCAGAAAGAAAAGGTTGCTTCTCGCGTTTGCTACACCTTCACTGAGGATGGACGCAAAGTGAGAAAGCTCGTCAAAACCGGCGAAATCATTGATTAA
- a CDS encoding ribosomal protein L14 (similar to AA sequence:cyanobase_aa:LBDG_49230), with the protein MIQQESYLNVADNSGARKLMCIRVLGGNRRYAGVGDVIVAVVKDAIPNMAVKKSDVVKAVIVRTRKTLRRDSGMSIRFDDNAAVIINADGNPRGTRVFGPVARELREKNFTKIVSLAPEVL; encoded by the coding sequence ATGATTCAGCAGGAAAGCTATCTCAATGTGGCAGATAACAGCGGCGCAAGAAAGCTCATGTGCATTCGTGTACTGGGTGGTAATCGTCGCTATGCCGGAGTTGGCGATGTGATTGTTGCTGTTGTGAAGGATGCAATCCCGAACATGGCAGTGAAGAAGTCGGATGTGGTCAAAGCCGTAATTGTTCGCACTCGCAAAACCTTGCGGCGTGACAGCGGGATGAGCATTCGATTTGATGACAATGCCGCCGTGATCATTAACGCAGACGGTAATCCGAGAGGAACCCGTGTGTTTGGTCCGGTTGCGCGTGAACTCCGCGAAAAGAACTTCACCAAGATTGTTTCTCTAGCGCCGGAGGTGCTGTAG
- a CDS encoding 30S ribosomal protein S17 (similar to AA sequence:cyanobase_aa:LBDG_49220), which produces MAVKERVGLVVSDKMDKTVVVAVESRTAHPKYGKIVVRTKRYKAHDEENKCKQGDRVRIQETRPLSRTKCWTVLEIVSTKA; this is translated from the coding sequence ATGGCAGTTAAAGAAAGAGTTGGCTTAGTTGTCAGCGACAAGATGGACAAAACGGTGGTGGTTGCTGTGGAAAGTCGCACAGCACACCCCAAATACGGAAAAATCGTAGTTCGGACAAAGCGCTACAAAGCACATGACGAAGAAAACAAGTGCAAACAAGGCGATCGCGTCCGAATTCAGGAAACTCGACCCTTGAGCCGCACCAAATGTTGGACTGTGCTTGAGATCGTGAGTACCAAAGCCTAA
- a CDS encoding ribosomal protein L29, putative (similar to AA sequence:cyanobase_aa:LBDG_49210) has product MALPKIADARSLNDEELSDQILSTKKELFQLRMQQGTRQLEKPHQFKHVKHRLSQLLTVERERQLKGE; this is encoded by the coding sequence ATGGCACTTCCAAAAATTGCAGACGCTCGATCGCTCAACGACGAGGAACTTTCGGATCAGATTCTCTCTACTAAGAAAGAACTCTTCCAACTCCGAATGCAGCAGGGAACTCGTCAACTCGAAAAACCACATCAGTTCAAGCACGTCAAACACCGCCTCTCGCAGTTGCTGACCGTTGAACGTGAAAGACAGTTGAAAGGTGAATAA
- a CDS encoding 50S ribosomal protein L16 (similar to AA sequence:cyanobase_aa:LBDG_49200), whose translation MLSPRRTKFRKQQRGRMKGLATRGSQLNFGDFGLQALEPTWITSRQIEASRRAMTRYIRRGGQIWIRIFPDKPVTARAAETRMGSGKGAPEYWVAVVKPGRIMFEIAGVPEETAREAMRLAQYKLPIKTKFITRQQVVEEES comes from the coding sequence ATGTTAAGCCCAAGAAGAACAAAATTCCGTAAGCAGCAGCGCGGTCGAATGAAAGGATTGGCGACACGTGGAAGTCAACTGAACTTCGGTGACTTTGGCTTACAAGCCTTAGAGCCAACCTGGATCACATCGCGCCAAATTGAAGCCAGCCGTCGTGCTATGACGCGCTACATCCGCCGGGGTGGACAAATCTGGATTCGGATTTTCCCTGACAAGCCTGTAACCGCTCGTGCCGCAGAAACCCGGATGGGATCTGGTAAAGGTGCGCCCGAATACTGGGTTGCAGTCGTCAAACCGGGTCGGATTATGTTTGAAATCGCTGGAGTGCCCGAAGAGACTGCAAGAGAAGCAATGCGACTCGCACAGTACAAACTCCCGATTAAGACCAAATTCATCACCCGTCAGCAAGTCGTCGAGGAGGAATCATAA
- a CDS encoding 30S ribosomal protein S3 (similar to AA sequence:cyanobase_aa:LBDG_49190): MGQKINPNGFRLGVIKEHRSRWFADSDRYPDLLQEDHKIRHFFTKNPKNLDNLKKPGISEIRIERKADQIDLEIRTSRPGVVVGRGGAGIEVLRTNLQQALGASDRQIRINVVEVARVDADAALIGEYIAEQLERRVSFRRVVRQAIQRAQRAGIEGIKIQVSGRLNGAEIARPEASREGSVPLHTLRADIDYVCTTAQTIYGTLGIKVWVFKGEILPGQEREAEVVAPNQQPRRRQQRRQRFEDRSNEG, from the coding sequence ATGGGACAGAAGATTAACCCCAATGGATTTCGGCTCGGTGTGATCAAAGAACATCGATCGCGCTGGTTCGCGGATTCCGATCGTTATCCCGACTTGCTTCAGGAAGACCACAAAATTCGGCACTTCTTCACCAAGAACCCGAAGAACTTAGATAACCTGAAAAAGCCAGGGATTTCTGAAATCCGCATCGAGCGCAAAGCCGATCAAATCGATTTAGAAATCCGTACCTCACGTCCCGGCGTTGTCGTCGGTCGCGGTGGTGCTGGAATCGAAGTGCTGAGAACCAACCTTCAGCAAGCATTAGGAGCTAGCGATCGACAAATCCGCATCAATGTGGTGGAAGTCGCTCGTGTGGATGCGGATGCTGCGCTGATCGGTGAATATATTGCTGAACAGCTAGAGCGTCGGGTTTCGTTCCGTCGCGTCGTGCGTCAGGCAATTCAACGCGCTCAACGGGCTGGCATCGAAGGCATCAAAATTCAAGTGAGCGGTCGTCTGAACGGGGCTGAAATTGCTCGTCCAGAAGCCTCGCGTGAAGGAAGTGTCCCGCTGCACACCTTGAGAGCAGACATCGACTACGTTTGCACCACTGCTCAAACGATCTACGGAACGTTGGGAATTAAAGTTTGGGTGTTCAAAGGAGAAATCCTGCCCGGACAAGAGCGTGAAGCGGAAGTCGTTGCACCGAACCAACAACCGCGTCGTCGTCAACAGCGTCGTCAGCGTTTTGAAGATCGATCGAACGAAGGGTAA
- a CDS encoding ribosomal protein L22 (similar to AA sequence:cyanobase_aa:LBDG_49180): MATQTPGEVKAVARYIRMSPFKVRRVLDQIRGRSYREALIILEFMPYRACEPVLKVLRSAAANAEHNEGLNRGDLVVSQAFADQGPVLKRFRPRAQGRAYQIRKPTCHITIGVAPGADS, from the coding sequence ATGGCGACACAAACACCAGGAGAAGTTAAAGCGGTAGCTCGCTACATTCGGATGTCACCGTTCAAGGTGCGTCGGGTGCTGGATCAAATTCGCGGTCGTTCCTATCGGGAAGCGCTGATTATCCTCGAATTCATGCCGTATCGCGCTTGTGAACCTGTGCTTAAGGTTCTACGATCGGCAGCCGCAAACGCGGAACACAACGAAGGTTTGAACCGGGGCGATCTGGTCGTCAGTCAAGCATTCGCTGACCAAGGACCTGTCTTGAAACGGTTTAGACCGAGAGCGCAAGGACGGGCATACCAGATCCGCAAACCGACGTGCCACATCACGATCGGCGTTGCACCTGGCGCAGATTCATAA
- a CDS encoding 30S ribosomal protein S19 (similar to AA sequence:cyanobase_aa:LBDG_49170) → MARSLKKGPFIADHLMKKVENARAKGDTQVIKTWSRASTILPQMIGMTFGVHNGKVHVPVYVSEQMVGHKLGEFAPTRTYRGHGGGDKKSRR, encoded by the coding sequence ATGGCACGTTCATTGAAAAAAGGTCCCTTTATTGCTGACCACTTGATGAAAAAAGTGGAAAACGCAAGAGCAAAAGGAGACACCCAGGTGATCAAAACCTGGTCACGCGCATCCACAATTCTGCCGCAAATGATCGGCATGACATTTGGCGTTCATAACGGGAAAGTTCACGTTCCCGTATACGTGAGCGAACAAATGGTCGGTCATAAGCTGGGAGAATTTGCGCCAACCCGGACTTATCGGGGACATGGCGGCGGCGATAAGAAATCGCGGAGGTAG